A stretch of Bradyrhizobium sp. CCBAU 53338 DNA encodes these proteins:
- a CDS encoding PilZ domain-containing protein produces MSGSLPTEKRGAARVEFSRGIDVHMVAIDGTWSRQCQMTDVADSGAKLKVDGSIEGLALKEFFLLLSTTGAAFRRCELAWINGDHIGVHFLHGKNSSKV; encoded by the coding sequence ATGTCTGGTTCTTTACCAACCGAAAAACGTGGTGCGGCACGGGTCGAGTTCTCGCGCGGTATCGATGTGCACATGGTGGCCATCGACGGGACATGGAGCCGTCAATGTCAGATGACCGACGTGGCCGATTCCGGAGCGAAGCTCAAGGTCGACGGCTCGATCGAAGGTCTTGCACTGAAGGAGTTCTTCCTGCTCCTGTCGACGACCGGTGCCGCCTTCCGTCGCTGCGAGCTGGCATGGATCAATGGTGACCATATTGGCGTGCACTTCCTGCACGGCAAGAATTCGAGCAAGGTGTGA
- a CDS encoding PilZ domain-containing protein, with protein sequence MEERRKQPRATVDEVAYIAGDGSSMRCRVVSLSSQGAAIEVPDRTFIRPRFSLMLEKDRIIRACRVVWSSENRIGVEFLD encoded by the coding sequence GTGGAGGAACGTCGTAAACAGCCCCGCGCGACAGTTGACGAGGTAGCCTACATCGCCGGCGACGGGTCCAGCATGCGATGCCGCGTGGTCAGCCTGTCGAGTCAGGGCGCCGCTATCGAAGTGCCGGATAGAACTTTTATCCGACCTCGTTTTAGCCTGATGCTGGAGAAGGATCGCATCATCAGGGCTTGTCGTGTCGTCTGGTCGAGCGAGAATCGCATCGGCGTGGAATTCCTGGATTAA
- a CDS encoding DUF5801 repeats-in-toxin domain-containing protein yields the protein MNLGYDQKVQVDFSAISNEKITLVHIGEKLIILFDNHSTVTVEPFFDSRHDQLGNLTIEVAPGRDLTVAEFASAFPIINDPSAASAVLPAAGDTLGQNNAQASGANFSPFTVDPLPPVPTNTLAPQEELPTFQVDFPTGFVLQPTTPPAPTISLGTLPELVVDESFLTAATNGIDGSGTGPAGTTVASGLLPVTLNVPGGQQSLAFALSISAPGVDTGLIDSQTGNHVYLFLENGVVVGREGKDAAAAAVGPQDFTVSVDGSGKLTLTDLRSVHEGTGENGDVSEGTHVPAGLISLTATVTDNSNQSSSASADVGPHLTLQDDGPSIQVVLDGEERFIPNLTVDESNLTALTNGIDGSIHNGNNTAIAWFGGIFQAVTGADGVADPQHPISYALSIDASKSTGLVDSQTGENVVLVMNGTTVEGHTASSNLLVFTLSVDSNGFVTFTDDRAVKEPDGTNPDLNEGISIASGAVTLTATITDNDGDTASSSIDLGTRVTFLDDGPTMVASGTGPSLTLDESFLTAGTNGISGTTPDLTHTTTSASFAGVFISNPGADGQSGSISYALSIDATKSTGLVDSQTGEAVVLVMNGTTVEGHTATTNLLVFTLSVDGSGNVTFTEDRAVKESTGTNPDTSEGISLASGAVTLSATITDHDGDTASSSIDLGTRVTFLDDGPTMVASGTGPSLTLDESFLTAGTNGISGTTPDLTHTTTSASFAGVFISNPGADGQSGSISYALSIDASKSTGLVDSQTGEAVVLVMNGTTVEGHTATTNLLVFTLSVDGSGNVTFTEDRAVKESTGTNPDTSEGISLASGAVTLSATITDHDGDTASSSIDLGTRVTFLDDGPTMVASGTGPSLTLDESFLTAGTNGISGTTPDLTHTTTSASFAGVFISNPGADGQSGSISYALSIDATKSTGLVDSQTGEAVVLVMNGTTVEGHTATTNLLVFTLSVDGSGNVTFTEDRAVKESTGTNPDTSEGISLASGAVTLSATITDHDGDTASSSIDLGTRVTFLDDGPTMVASGTGPSLTLDESFLTAGTNGISGTTPDLTHTTTSASFAGVFISNPGADGQSGSISYALSIDASKSTGLVDSQTGEAVVLVMNGTTVEGHTATTNLLVFTLSVDGSGNVTFTEDRAVKESTGTNPDTSEGISLASGAVTLSATITDHDGDTASSSIDLGTRVTFLDDGPTMVASGTGPSLTLDESFLTAGTNGISGTTPDLTHTTTSASFAGVFISNPGADGQSGSISYALSIDASKSTGLVDSQTGEAVVLVMNGTTVEGHTATTNLLVFTLSVDGSGNVTFTEDRAVKESTGTNPDTSEGISLASGAVTLSATITDHDGDTASSSIDLGTRVTFLDDGPTMVASGTGPSLTLDESFLTAGTNGISGTTPDLTHTTTSASFAGVFISNPGADGQSGSISYALSIDASKSTGLVDSQTGEAVVLVMNGTTVEGHTATTNLLVFTLSVDGSGNVTFTEDRAVKESTGTNPDTSEGISLASGAVTLSATITDHDGDTASSSIDLGTRVTFLDDGPTMVASGTGPSLTLDESFLTAGTNGISGTTPDLTHTTTSASFAGVFISNPGADGQSGSISYALSIDATKSTGLVDSQTGEAVVLVMNGTTVEGHTATTNLLVFTLSVDGSGNVTFTEDRAVKESTGTNPDTSEGISLASGAVTLSATITDHDGDTASSSIDLGTRVTFLDDGPTMVASGTGPSLTLDESFLTAGTNGISGTTPDLTHTTTSASFAGVFISNPGADGQSGSISYALSIDASKSTGLVDSQTGEAVVLVMNGTTVEGHTATTNLLVFTLSVDGSGNVTFTEDRAVKESTGTNPDTSEGISLASGAVTLSATITDHDGDTASSSIDLGTRVTFLDDGPTMVASGTGPSLTLDESFLTAGTNGISGTTPDLTHTTTSASFAGVFISNPGADGQSGSISYALSIDATKSTGLVDSQTGEAVVLVMNGTTVEGHTATTNLLVFTLSVDGSGNVTFTEDRAVKESTGTNPDTSEGISLASGAVTLSATITDHDGDTASSSIDLGTRVTFLDDGPTMVASGTGPSLTLDESFLTAGTNGISGTTPDLTHTTTSASFAGVFISNPGADGQSGSISYALSIDASKSTGLVDSQTGEAVVLVMNGTTVEGHTATTNLLVFTLSVDGSGNVTFTEDRAVKESTGTNPDTSEGISLASGAVTLSATITDHDGDTASSSIDLGTRVTFLDDGPTMVASGTGPSLTLDESFLTAGTNGISGTTPDLTHTTTSASFAGVFISNPGADGQSGSISYALSIDASKSTGLVDSQTGEAVVLVMNGTTVEGHTATTNLLVFTLSVDGSGNVTFTEDRAVKESTGTNPDTSEGISLASGAVTLSATITDHDGDTASSSIDLGTRVTFLDDGPTMVASGTGPSLTLDESFLTAGTNGISGTTPDLTHTTTSASFAGVFISNPGADGQSGSISYALSIDATKSTGLVDSQTGEAVVLVMNGTTVEGHTATTNLLVFTLSVDGSGNVTFTEDRAVKESTGTNPDTSEGISLASGAVTLSATITDHDGDTASSSIDLGTRVTFLDDGPTMVASGTGPSLTLDESFLTAGTNGISGTTPDLTHTTTSASFAGVFISNPGADGQSGSISYALSIDASKSTGLVDSQTGEAVVLVMNGTTVEGHTATTNLLVFTLSVDGSGNVTFTEDRAVKESTGTNPDTSEGISLASGAVTLSATITDHDGDTASSSIDLGTRVTFLDDGPTMVASGTGPSLTLDESFLTAGTNGISGTTPDLTHTTTSASFAGVFISNPGADGQSGSISYALSIDASKSTGLVDSQTGEAVVLVMNGTTVEGHTATTNLLVFTLSVDGSGNVTFTEDRAVKESTGTNPDTSEGISLASGAVTLSATITDHDGDTASSSIDLGTRVTFLDDGPTMVASGTGPSLTLDESFLTAGTNGISGTTPDLTHTTTSASFAGVFISNPGADGQSGSISYALSIDASKSTGLVDSQTGEAVVLVMNGTTVEGHTATTNLLVFTLSVDGSGNVTFTEDRAVKESTGTNPDTSEGISLASGAVTLSATITDHDGDTASSSIDLGTRVTFLDDGPIMSGFQTAIVAAQDNQIANGTYNINFGADGDASMAVAVHNGSVGSTGFNLATTNLGGGITSVHVTGNGDDYTFYYTTHAVSGGVELDAFYTDTAGTLSNPFFSLLIDPNGTYTFDLESVGLLTQVTVNGSDFGASGGGQASLTSPDGQLIITGTDNNGNFLEVKASNNGIAVGHSGLQMDANEDLHLNFAQEQTQVSFIFTQWQSNGTADVKFDVKDGATLVNEFDINVAKPGSGDTHIVVQETSNVALINTYAFDSTTQTYTLYVGQSFTEVDVDYNHAVSGGATFTVNSITYNHETLIPSTDLLFDVTATDHDTDTATSSLQVDLVGGSNVASGATLTGTSGNDLLVGGSGNDTLVSGTGNDIFALKASGGGHDILSDFDAARDVIVVDVASLSLTTAESSAISAGQFTTSIATGQNETAASAWNESGSTNKFFFNATTQELWYSANGTGSDKIDLAHLSTGVPAAANIHVA from the coding sequence TTGAACCTCGGATACGACCAGAAGGTTCAAGTCGACTTTTCGGCTATTTCGAATGAAAAGATCACCCTCGTCCATATCGGCGAGAAGCTGATCATCCTTTTCGACAACCACTCCACTGTGACGGTCGAGCCGTTCTTCGACTCCCGCCACGACCAGCTCGGCAATCTCACCATCGAGGTCGCGCCAGGCCGCGATCTGACGGTCGCCGAGTTTGCCAGCGCCTTCCCGATCATCAATGATCCCTCCGCGGCTTCGGCCGTTCTCCCCGCGGCCGGCGACACGCTCGGGCAGAACAACGCGCAGGCGAGCGGCGCGAATTTCAGCCCCTTTACGGTCGACCCCCTGCCGCCGGTACCCACCAACACCCTGGCTCCTCAGGAGGAGTTGCCGACGTTCCAGGTCGATTTCCCAACCGGCTTTGTGCTGCAGCCGACGACCCCTCCCGCGCCCACGATCTCGCTCGGAACCCTGCCGGAACTGGTGGTCGATGAGAGCTTCCTGACGGCTGCGACGAACGGCATTGACGGCTCTGGGACTGGTCCTGCAGGGACGACTGTAGCTTCAGGATTGTTGCCCGTCACGCTCAACGTGCCCGGTGGGCAGCAGTCCCTGGCCTTCGCGCTGTCGATCAGTGCGCCCGGCGTGGACACCGGACTGATCGATTCGCAGACCGGAAATCATGTGTACCTGTTCCTGGAGAACGGGGTCGTGGTCGGCCGCGAAGGCAAGGATGCAGCCGCCGCGGCCGTTGGCCCGCAGGATTTCACGGTGTCCGTCGATGGCAGCGGCAAGCTGACGCTGACGGATCTGCGCTCGGTGCATGAAGGTACGGGCGAGAACGGCGACGTGAGCGAGGGCACCCATGTGCCCGCCGGCCTCATCTCGCTGACGGCCACGGTGACGGACAACAGCAACCAGAGCTCGAGTGCGAGTGCTGACGTCGGCCCGCATCTGACGTTGCAGGACGATGGTCCGTCGATCCAGGTCGTCCTGGACGGTGAGGAGCGGTTTATTCCGAACTTGACCGTCGACGAGAGCAACCTGACGGCTCTGACCAACGGCATCGATGGATCGATCCACAACGGCAACAACACGGCGATCGCGTGGTTCGGCGGCATTTTCCAGGCGGTGACTGGCGCGGACGGCGTGGCGGATCCGCAGCATCCGATCAGCTATGCGCTGTCGATCGATGCCTCCAAGTCGACCGGCCTGGTGGACTCGCAGACCGGCGAAAATGTCGTGCTGGTGATGAACGGCACGACGGTGGAAGGCCACACCGCGTCGAGCAACCTTCTGGTGTTCACGCTGTCGGTCGACAGCAATGGTTTCGTGACCTTCACGGATGACCGTGCCGTGAAGGAGCCCGACGGCACAAATCCGGATCTCAACGAAGGCATCAGCATCGCCAGCGGTGCGGTGACGCTGACGGCGACGATCACCGATAATGACGGCGACACGGCGAGCTCGAGCATCGACCTCGGCACGCGCGTGACGTTCCTGGACGACGGTCCGACGATGGTCGCCTCGGGCACGGGTCCGTCGCTGACGCTGGACGAGAGCTTCCTGACGGCTGGGACGAACGGGATCAGCGGGACGACGCCGGACCTCACGCACACGACGACGAGCGCCTCGTTCGCCGGCGTGTTCATCTCGAACCCCGGTGCGGATGGTCAGTCCGGTTCGATCAGCTATGCGCTGTCGATCGACGCGACCAAGTCGACGGGCCTGGTGGACTCGCAGACCGGCGAAGCGGTCGTGCTGGTGATGAACGGCACGACGGTTGAGGGCCACACCGCGACGACGAACCTTCTGGTGTTCACGCTGTCGGTCGACGGCAGCGGCAATGTGACGTTCACCGAGGACCGGGCGGTCAAGGAGAGCACCGGCACCAATCCGGACACCAGCGAAGGCATCAGCCTCGCCAGCGGTGCGGTGACGCTGTCGGCGACGATCACCGACCATGACGGTGACACGGCGAGCTCGAGCATCGACCTCGGCACGCGCGTGACGTTCCTGGACGACGGTCCGACGATGGTCGCCTCGGGCACGGGTCCGTCGCTGACGCTGGACGAGAGCTTCCTGACGGCTGGGACGAACGGGATCAGCGGGACGACGCCGGACCTCACGCACACGACGACGAGCGCCTCGTTCGCCGGCGTGTTCATCTCGAACCCCGGTGCGGATGGTCAGTCCGGTTCGATCAGCTATGCGCTGTCGATCGACGCCTCCAAGTCGACGGGGCTGGTGGACTCGCAGACCGGCGAAGCGGTCGTGCTGGTGATGAACGGCACGACGGTTGAGGGCCACACCGCGACGACGAACCTTCTGGTGTTCACGCTGTCGGTCGACGGCAGCGGCAATGTGACGTTCACCGAGGACCGGGCGGTCAAGGAGAGCACCGGCACCAATCCGGACACCAGCGAAGGCATCAGCCTCGCCAGCGGTGCGGTGACGCTGTCGGCGACGATCACCGACCATGACGGTGACACGGCGAGCTCGAGCATCGACCTCGGCACGCGCGTGACGTTCCTGGACGACGGTCCGACGATGGTTGCGTCGGGCACGGGTCCGTCGCTGACGCTGGACGAGAGCTTCCTGACGGCTGGGACGAACGGGATCAGCGGGACGACGCCGGACCTCACGCACACGACGACGAGCGCCTCGTTCGCCGGCGTGTTCATCTCGAACCCCGGTGCGGATGGTCAGTCCGGTTCGATCAGCTATGCGCTGTCGATCGACGCGACCAAGTCGACGGGCCTGGTGGACTCGCAGACCGGCGAAGCGGTCGTGCTGGTGATGAACGGCACGACGGTTGAGGGCCACACCGCGACGACGAACCTTCTGGTGTTCACGCTGTCGGTCGACGGCAGCGGCAATGTGACGTTCACCGAGGACCGGGCGGTCAAGGAGAGCACCGGCACCAATCCGGACACCAGCGAAGGCATCAGCCTCGCCAGCGGTGCGGTGACGCTGTCGGCGACGATCACCGACCATGACGGCGACACGGCGAGCTCGAGCATCGACCTCGGCACGCGCGTGACGTTCCTGGACGACGGTCCGACGATGGTTGCGTCGGGCACGGGTCCGTCGCTGACGCTGGACGAGAGCTTCCTGACGGCTGGGACGAACGGGATCAGCGGGACGACGCCGGACCTCACGCACACGACGACGAGCGCCTCGTTCGCCGGCGTGTTCATCTCGAACCCCGGTGCGGATGGTCAGTCCGGTTCGATCAGCTATGCGCTGTCGATCGACGCCTCCAAGTCGACGGGCCTGGTGGACTCGCAGACCGGCGAAGCGGTCGTGCTGGTGATGAACGGCACGACGGTTGAGGGCCACACCGCGACGACGAACCTTCTGGTGTTCACGCTGTCGGTCGACGGCAGCGGCAATGTGACGTTCACCGAGGACCGGGCGGTCAAGGAGAGCACCGGCACCAATCCGGACACCAGCGAAGGCATCAGCCTCGCCAGCGGTGCGGTGACGCTGTCGGCGACGATCACCGACCATGACGGTGACACGGCGAGCTCGAGCATCGACCTCGGCACGCGCGTGACGTTCCTGGACGACGGTCCGACGATGGTTGCGTCGGGCACGGGTCCGTCGCTGACGCTGGACGAGAGCTTCCTGACGGCTGGGACGAACGGGATCAGCGGGACGACGCCGGACCTCACGCACACGACGACGAGCGCCTCGTTCGCCGGCGTGTTCATCTCGAACCCCGGTGCGGATGGTCAGTCCGGTTCGATCAGCTATGCGCTGTCGATCGACGCCTCCAAGTCGACGGGGCTGGTGGACTCGCAGACCGGCGAAGCGGTCGTGCTGGTGATGAACGGCACGACGGTTGAGGGCCACACCGCGACGACGAACCTTCTGGTGTTCACGCTGTCGGTCGACGGCAGCGGCAATGTGACGTTCACCGAGGACCGGGCGGTCAAGGAGAGCACCGGCACCAATCCAGACACCAGCGAAGGCATCAGCCTCGCCAGCGGTGCGGTGACGCTGTCGGCGACGATCACCGACCATGACGGCGACACGGCGAGCTCGAGCATCGACCTCGGCACGCGCGTGACGTTCCTGGACGACGGTCCGACGATGGTTGCGTCGGGCACGGGTCCGTCGCTGACGCTGGACGAGAGCTTCCTGACGGCTGGGACGAACGGGATCAGCGGGACGACGCCGGACCTCACGCACACGACGACGAGCGCCTCGTTCGCCGGCGTGTTCATCTCGAACCCCGGTGCGGATGGTCAGTCCGGTTCGATCAGCTATGCGCTGTCGATCGACGCCTCCAAGTCGACGGGCCTGGTGGACTCGCAGACCGGCGAAGCGGTCGTGCTGGTGATGAACGGCACGACGGTTGAGGGCCACACCGCGACGACGAACCTTCTGGTGTTCACGCTGTCGGTCGACGGCAGCGGCAATGTGACGTTCACCGAGGACCGGGCGGTCAAGGAGAGCACCGGCACCAATCCGGACACCAGCGAAGGCATCAGCCTCGCCAGCGGTGCGGTGACGCTGTCGGCGACGATCACCGACCATGACGGTGACACGGCGAGCTCGAGCATCGACCTCGGCACGCGCGTGACGTTCCTGGACGACGGTCCGACGATGGTCGCCTCGGGCACGGGTCCGTCGCTGACGCTGGACGAGAGCTTCCTGACGGCTGGGACGAACGGGATCAGCGGGACGACGCCGGACCTCACGCACACGACGACGAGCGCCTCGTTCGCCGGCGTGTTCATCTCGAACCCCGGTGCGGATGGTCAGTCCGGTTCGATCAGCTATGCGCTGTCGATCGACGCGACCAAGTCGACGGGCCTGGTGGACTCGCAGACCGGCGAAGCGGTCGTGCTGGTGATGAACGGCACGACGGTTGAGGGCCACACCGCGACGACGAACCTTCTGGTGTTCACGCTGTCGGTCGACGGCAGCGGCAATGTGACGTTCACCGAGGACCGGGCGGTCAAGGAGAGCACCGGCACCAATCCGGACACCAGCGAAGGCATCAGCCTCGCCAGCGGTGCGGTGACGCTGTCGGCGACGATCACCGACCATGACGGTGACACGGCGAGCTCGAGCATCGACCTCGGCACGCGCGTGACGTTCCTGGACGACGGTCCGACGATGGTCGCCTCGGGCACGGGTCCGTCGCTGACGCTGGACGAGAGCTTCCTGACGGCTGGGACGAACGGGATCAGCGGGACGACGCCGGACCTCACGCACACGACGACGAGCGCCTCGTTCGCCGGCGTGTTCATCTCGAACCCCGGTGCGGATGGTCAGTCCGGTTCGATCAGCTATGCGCTGTCGATCGACGCCTCCAAGTCGACGGGGCTGGTGGACTCGCAGACCGGCGAAGCGGTCGTGCTGGTGATGAACGGCACGACGGTTGAGGGCCACACCGCGACGACGAACCTTCTGGTGTTCACGCTGTCGGTCGACGGCAGCGGCAATGTGACGTTCACCGAGGACCGGGCGGTCAAGGAGAGCACCGGCACCAATCCGGACACCAGCGAAGGCATCAGCCTCGCCAGCGGTGCGGTGACGCTGTCGGCGACGATCACCGACCATGACGGTGACACGGCGAGCTCGAGCATCGACCTCGGCACGCGCGTGACGTTCCTGGACGACGGTCCGACGATGGTTGCGTCGGGCACGGGTCCGTCGCTGACGCTGGACGAGAGCTTCCTGACGGCTGGGACGAACGGGATCAGCGGGACGACGCCGGACCTCACGCACACGACGACGAGCGCCTCGTTCGCCGGCGTGTTCATCTCGAACCCCGGTGCGGATGGTCAGTCCGGTTCGATCAGCTATGCGCTGTCGATCGACGCGACCAAGTCGACGGGCCTGGTGGACTCGCAGACCGGCGAAGCGGTCGTGCTGGTGATGAACGGCACGACGGTTGAGGGCCACACCGCGACGACGAACCTTCTGGTGTTCACGCTGTCGGTCGACGGCAGCGGCAATGTGACGTTCACCGAGGACCGGGCGGTCAAGGAGAGCACCGGCACCAATCCGGACACCAGCGAAGGCATCAGCCTCGCCAGCGGTGCGGTGACGCTGTCGGCGACGATCACCGACCATGACGGCGACACGGCGAGCTCGAGCATCGACCTCGGCACGCGCGTGACGTTCCTGGACGACGGTCCGACGATGGTCGCGTCGGGCACGGGTCCGTCGCTGACGCTGGACGAGAGCTTCCTGACGGCTGGGACGAACGGGATCAGCGGGACGACGCCGGACCTCACGCACACGACGACGAGCGCCTCGTTCGCCGGCGTGTTCATCTCGAACCCCGGTGCGGATGGTCAGTCCGGTTCGATCAGCTATGCGCTGTCGATCGACGCCTCCAAGTCGACGGGGCTGGTGGACTCGCAGACCGGCGAAGCGGTCGTGCTGGTGATGAACGGCACGACGGTTGAGGGCCACACCGCGACGACGAACCTTCTGGTGTTCACGCTGTCGGTCGACGGCAGCGGCAATGTGACGTTCACCGAGGACCGGGCGGTCAAGGAGAGCACCGGCACCAATCCGGACACCAGCGAAGGCATCAGCCTCGCCAGCGGTGCGGTGACGCTGTCGGCGACGATCACCGACCATGACGGCGACACGGCGAGCTCGAGCATCGACCTCGGCACGCGCGTGACGTTCCTGGACGACGGTCCGACGATGGTTGCGTCGGGCACGGGTCCGTCGCTGACGCTGGACGAGAGCTTCCTGACGGCTGGGACGAACGGGATCAGCGGGACGACGCCGGACCTCACGCACACGACGACGAGCGCCTCGTTCGCCGGCGTGTTCATCTCGAACCCCGGTGCGGATGGTCAGTCCGGTTCGATCAGCTATGCGCTGTCGATCGACGCCTCCAAGTCGACGGGCCTGGTGGACTCGCAGACCGGCGAAGCGGTCGTGCTGGTGATGAACGGCACGACGGTTGAGGGCCACACCGCGACGACGAACCTTCTGGTGTTCACGCTGTCGGTCGACGGCAGCGGCAATGTGACGTTCACCGAGGACCGGGCGGTCAAGGAGAGCACCGGCACCAATCCGGACACCAGCGAAGGCATCAGCCTCGCCAGCGGTGCGGTGACGCTGTCGGCGACGATCACCGACCATGACGGTGACACGGCGAGCTCGAGCATCGACCTCGGCACGCGCGTGACGTTCCTGGACGACGGTCCGACGATGGTTGCGTCGGGCACGGGTCCGTCGCTGACGCTGGACGAGAGCTTCCTGACGGCTGGGACGAACGGGATCAGCGGGACGACGCCGGACCTCACGCACACGACGACGAGCGCCTCGTTCGCCGGCGTGTTCATCTCGAACCCCGGTGCGGATGGTCAGTCCGGTTCGATCAGCTATGCGCTGTCGATCGACGCGACCAAGTCGACGGGCCTGGTGGACTCGCAGACCGGCGAAGCGGTCGTGCTGGTGATGAACGGCACGACGGTTGAGGGCCACACCGCGACGACGAACCTTCTGGTGTTCACGCTGTCGGTCGACGGCAGCGGCAATGTGACGTTCACCGAGGACCGGGCGGTCAAGGAGAGCACCGGCACCAATCCGGACACCAGCGAAGGCATCAGCCTCGCCAGCGGTGCGGTGACGCTGTCGGCGACGATCACCGACCATGACGGTGACACGGCGAGCTCGAGCATCGACCTCGGCACGCGCGTGACGTTCCTGGACGACGGTCCGACGATGGTCGCGTCGGGCACGGGTCCGTCGCTGACGCTGGACGAGAGCTTCCTGACGGCTGGGACGAACGGGATCAGCGGGACGACGCCGGACCTCACGCACACGACGACGAGCGCCTCGTTCGCCGGCGTGTTCATCTCGAACCCCGGTGCGGATGGTCAGTCCGGTTCGATCAGCTATGCGCTGTCGATCGACGCCTCCAAGTCGACGGGGCTGGTGGACTCGCAGACCGGCGAAGCGGTCGTGCTGGTGATGAACGGCACGACGGTTGAGGGCCACACCGCGACGACGAACCTTCTGGTGTTCACGCTGTCGGTCGACGGCAGCGGCAATGTGACGTTCACCGAGGACCGGGCGGTCAAGGAGAGCACCGGCACCAATCCGGACACCAGCGAAGGCATCAGCCTCGCCAGCGGTGCGGTGACGCTGTCGGCGACGATCACCGACCATGACGGCGACACGGCGAGCTCGAGCATCGACCTCGGCACGCGCGTGACGTTCCTGGACGACGGTCCGACGATGGTTGCGTCGGGCACGGGTCCGTCGCTGACGCTGGACGAGAGCTTCCTGACGGCTGGGACGAACGGGATCAGCGGGACGACGCCGGACCTCACGCACACGACGACGAGCGCCTCGTTCGCCGGCGTGTTCATCTCGAACCCCGGTGCGGATGGTCAGTCCGGTTCGATCAGCTATGCGCTGTCGATCGACGCCTCCAAGTCGACGGGCCTGGTGGACTCGCAGACCGGCGAAGCGGTCGTGCTGGTGATGAACGGCACGACGGTTGAGGGCCACACCGCGACGACGAACCTTCTGGTGTTCACGCTGTCGGTCGACGGCAGCGGCAATGTGACGTTCACCGAGGACCGGGCGGTCAAGGAGAGCACCGGCACCAATCCGGACACCAGCGAAGGCATCAGCCTCGCCAGCGGTGCGGTGACGCTGTCGGCGACGATCACCGACCATGACGGTGACACGGCGAGCTCGAGCATCGACCTCGGCACGCGCGTGACGTTCCTGGACGACGGTCCGACGATGGTTGCGTCGGGCACGGGTCCGTCGCTGACGCTGGACGAGAGCTTCCTGACGGCTGGGACGAACGGGATCAGCGGGACGACGCCGGACCTCACGCACACGACGACGAGCGCCTCGTTCGCCGGCGTGTTCATCTCGAACCCCGGTGCGGATGGTCAGTCCGGTTCGATCAGCTATGCGCTGTCGATCGACGCCTCCAAGTCGACGGGCCTGGTGGACTCGCAGACCGGCGAAGCGGTCGTGCTGGTGATGAACGGCACGACGGTTGAGGGCCACACCGCGACGACGAACCTTCTGGTGTTCACGCTGTCGGTCGACGGCAGCGGCAATGTGACGTTCACCGAGGACCGGGCGGTCAAGGAGAGCACCGGCACCAATCCGGACACCAGCGAAGGCATCAGCCTCGCCAGCGGTGCGGTGACGCTGTCGGCGACGATCACCGACCATGACGGCGACACGGCGAGCTCGAGCATCGACCTCGGCACGCGCGTGACGTTCCTGGACGACGGTCCGATCATGAGCGGCTTTCAGACAGCGATCGTTGCCGCTCAGGACAACCAAATCGCAAATGGCACCTACAACATCAACTTTGGCGCAGACGGCGATGCATCCATGGCCGTTGCCGTCCACAACGGTTCTGTCGGCAGCACGGGGTTCAATCTCGCAACGACAAATCTTGGAGGCGGAATCACCTCGGTGCACGTGACCGGAAACGGCGACGATTATACCTTCTACTACACGACTCACGCAGTCAGCGGAGGGGTGGAACTGGATGCCTTCTACACCGACACAGCCGGGACCCTTAGCAATCCATTCTTCTCGCTGCTGATCGATCCAAACGGCACCTATACGTTCGATCTGGAGAGCGTTGGGCTCTTGACGCAGGTCACTGTCAACGGTTCCGATTTCGGAGCGTCAGGTGGCGGCCAGGCCTCGCTCACCTCTCCGGACGGTCAACTTATCATCACCGGAACCGACAACAACGGCAACTTCCTCGAAGTCAAGGCTTCGAACAATGGCATCGCCGTTGGTCACTCCGGACTGCAAATGGATGCGAACGAAGATCTTCACCTCAATTTTGCTCAGGAACAGACGCAGGTAAGCTTCATTTTCACTCAATGGCAGTCGAACGGTACTGCAGACGTCAAGTTCGACGTCAAGGATGGCGCAACCCTTGTTAATGAATTCGATATTAACGTTGCAAAGCCGGGCTCCGGAGACACTCACATCGTGGTGCAGGAGACGTCGAATGTAGCGCTCATCAATACGTATGCGTTCGATAGCACGACGCAGACGTACACGCTCTACGTTGGTCAAAGCTTCACCGAGGTGGACGTAGACTACAATCACGCGGTCAGCGGCGGCGCTACGTTCACGGTCAACAGCATCACCTACAATCACGAGACGCTTATTCCCAGCACGGACTTGCTTTTCGATGTGACGGCTACCGATCACGATACCGATACGGCGACAAGCAGCCTTCAGGTAGACCTTGTGGGTGGTTCTAACGTGGCGAGTGGCGCCACTCTGACCGGCACGTCAGGTAACGACTTGCTTGTGGGCGGCAGCGGCAACGATACGCTGGTTAGCGGAACCGGGAACGACATATTCGCGCTGAAGGCGTCGGGAGGAGGGCACGACATCCTTTCTGACTTCGATGCAGCGAGGGATGTGATTGTTGTTGACGTTGCAAGCCTTAGCCTGACAACGGCAGAGTCCTCGGCGATCTCGGCCGGCCAATTCACCACCTCGATTGCCACAGGTCAGAATGAAACTGCGGCGAGTGCTTGGAATGAAAGCGGCAGCACCAATAAGTTCTTCTTCAACGCGACGACGCAAGAGCTTTGGTATTCGGCAAACGGGACTGGCAGCGACAAGATTGACTTGGCACATTTGAGCACAGGCGTGCCTGCTGCAGCGAATATTCACGTTGCATGA